From Candidatus Pedobacter colombiensis, one genomic window encodes:
- the sufD gene encoding Fe-S cluster assembly protein SufD: MIDLTYLNDRFEHLQQASADDGIAAVRKNSFDSFNKTGLPTFRTEDWKYTSISNLFDETYAPAGHTLTLADLDALRMPGHHKANELVFVNGRFDAALSSILSTDEEMTVLPLKDAAKGKYKDLVARYLNKSSEYMKDGVHALNGAFIEEGVFVHIHNGKTPQHQLYVYHILDGRNHPIMAQPRGLIHVDENSKLQLTETYTTLGSSDSFCNGVLEVVVEQNAYVEYYKIQNDVSNASQVSTTHITQIGRSYVHTVTITLNGGVVRNNMNLVLDAAGNETHLYGLYLLKGKTHADNHTMIDNKQPNCFSNQLYKGIADDFSTAVFNGKITVQPDAQKTNSFQSNKNILLSDNATINTKPQLEIFADDVKCSHGCTVGQLDEEALFYLRARGIPKEKAEVLLLQAYAADILIHIKPMAIRAYVEKLIYEHLSIV; this comes from the coding sequence ATGATTGATTTAACTTATTTAAACGACCGGTTTGAACACTTACAGCAAGCAAGTGCTGATGATGGCATTGCTGCGGTTAGAAAAAATAGCTTCGACAGCTTTAATAAAACCGGTTTGCCCACTTTTCGTACCGAAGATTGGAAATATACAAGCATCAGCAATCTGTTTGATGAAACTTATGCGCCAGCCGGGCATACGCTTACACTAGCCGATCTGGATGCTTTACGCATGCCGGGACATCATAAAGCCAATGAATTGGTGTTTGTAAATGGCCGTTTTGATGCTGCACTTTCCAGCATCCTTTCTACAGATGAGGAGATGACTGTTTTACCGTTAAAAGATGCGGCAAAAGGTAAATACAAAGATTTGGTGGCTCGCTATTTAAACAAAAGCAGCGAATACATGAAAGATGGGGTTCATGCCCTGAATGGAGCTTTTATTGAGGAAGGTGTCTTTGTACACATCCACAACGGTAAAACACCTCAGCATCAGTTGTATGTATATCATATCTTAGATGGCAGGAATCATCCTATAATGGCGCAGCCACGGGGCTTAATTCATGTTGATGAAAATAGTAAGTTACAGTTGACTGAGACCTATACAACCCTGGGATCATCCGATAGTTTTTGCAATGGCGTTTTAGAGGTTGTTGTTGAGCAAAATGCTTATGTTGAGTATTATAAAATACAAAATGATGTAAGCAATGCCAGTCAGGTAAGCACTACTCATATTACACAGATTGGACGCAGTTACGTCCATACAGTAACCATAACATTAAATGGAGGTGTTGTGCGTAACAACATGAACCTGGTGCTTGATGCTGCGGGTAACGAAACACATTTGTATGGACTTTACCTGTTAAAAGGTAAGACCCATGCTGATAACCATACGATGATAGACAATAAACAACCAAATTGTTTTAGTAATCAATTGTATAAGGGTATTGCTGATGATTTTTCGACTGCTGTATTTAATGGTAAAATTACGGTGCAGCCCGATGCCCAGAAGACGAATTCATTTCAATCCAATAAGAACATCCTGTTATCAGATAACGCAACGATAAATACCAAACCACAGCTTGAAATCTTTGCAGATGATGTGAAATGTTCACATGGTTGTACTGTAGGTCAGCTTGATGAGGAAGCATTATTTTATTTAAGGGCCAGGGGGATTCCTAAGGAGAAAGCTGAAGTATTGTTATTGCAAGCTTACGCGGCAGATATCCTGATTCATATAAAGCCTATGGCGATACGTGCTTATGTAGAAAAACTGATTTACGAACACTTATCTATTGTATGA
- a CDS encoding regulatory protein RecX, whose protein sequence is MIDGQEKKQIKLDKKTALAKAEHYCAYQERAQQEIRDKLYEWGLWSDDVEELISELIQTNFLNEERFTDAYVSGKFKIKGWGKIKIKQGLKLKRIPDKMILRALNAIDYDDYLNTILVTAQKKAPLIKEKDVFKRKYKLISYLMSKGFERDLIIEVLKASELV, encoded by the coding sequence ATGATAGACGGTCAGGAAAAAAAGCAGATTAAACTGGATAAGAAAACAGCTTTGGCAAAAGCCGAGCATTATTGTGCTTACCAGGAGCGTGCGCAGCAGGAGATTCGAGACAAGTTATATGAGTGGGGATTATGGTCTGATGATGTTGAAGAATTGATCTCGGAACTTATACAAACCAATTTTCTAAACGAAGAGCGCTTTACGGATGCTTATGTTTCGGGTAAGTTTAAGATAAAGGGTTGGGGAAAGATTAAAATAAAGCAGGGCTTAAAACTAAAAAGGATACCAGATAAAATGATTTTGCGTGCATTGAACGCAATTGATTACGATGATTATTTAAATACTATTTTGGTCACTGCACAGAAAAAAGCTCCATTAATTAAGGAAAAAGATGTTTTTAAACGGAAGTATAAATTGATTAGTTATCTAATGAGCAAAGGATTTGAAAGAGATTTAATAATTGAGGTATTGAAGGCCAGTGAGTTAGTTTAG
- a CDS encoding TlpA disulfide reductase family protein encodes MMKRNRYSILVITLLFILFQVESQAQSNKFIIKGLVDTVANATYFVTYKHNGTLIRDTISLDSRSKFKYVGTITEPTIFSLNIKNTINPLLIGDRDIYTFWVEPGKTISFEGKTGWLVQGARGLVTSPKKFHLENSEMEVTESNYKKDYLAASSAWENRMGQSLTEKERMHLADSVRTDFIHRHPDNYYSLYLLSNMLSFPKPDYALIEKMLKKLSRKVTSTYLRKETDERISVAKFIGKVMPDFVQADTLSRPVKLSSFRGKYVLVDFWASWCGPCRNENPYLVEAYKKYASQGFNILSVSLDKSKEDWLKAIHKDQLSWTHVSDLKEWDNAVAKLFFIHAIPDNFLLDPNGVIIARNLRGKELLQKLKNIFND; translated from the coding sequence ATGATGAAAAGAAATAGATATTCGATATTAGTGATTACACTGTTATTTATACTTTTTCAAGTGGAATCGCAAGCCCAATCTAATAAGTTTATCATCAAAGGGTTGGTAGATACAGTCGCCAATGCAACTTATTTTGTTACTTATAAACACAATGGAACTTTAATACGTGACACTATCTCTTTGGATTCGCGAAGCAAATTTAAATATGTAGGAACAATAACTGAACCGACCATCTTTAGTTTGAATATTAAAAATACAATTAATCCACTACTTATTGGCGACCGAGACATTTACACTTTTTGGGTCGAACCCGGAAAGACCATCTCCTTTGAAGGGAAAACAGGCTGGTTAGTTCAAGGAGCAAGAGGTTTAGTTACCAGCCCTAAAAAATTTCATCTCGAAAATTCAGAAATGGAAGTCACTGAAAGCAATTATAAAAAGGACTATCTGGCGGCATCCAGTGCATGGGAGAACCGTATGGGACAGTCACTTACTGAGAAAGAGAGAATGCATCTGGCGGACAGCGTTAGAACTGATTTCATTCATCGACATCCGGATAATTATTATTCCCTGTATTTGCTCAGTAATATGCTAAGCTTTCCAAAGCCTGATTATGCATTAATTGAAAAAATGCTAAAGAAGCTCTCGCGTAAAGTAACGAGTACCTATTTGAGAAAAGAAACTGATGAACGCATCAGCGTAGCTAAGTTCATTGGTAAAGTAATGCCTGATTTTGTACAGGCTGATACCCTGTCAAGACCAGTGAAATTATCTAGCTTTAGAGGTAAGTATGTATTAGTTGATTTTTGGGCAAGCTGGTGTGGCCCTTGCAGAAATGAGAATCCATATTTGGTAGAAGCTTATAAAAAATATGCATCACAGGGTTTTAATATCCTAAGTGTTTCTCTAGATAAGTCTAAAGAGGATTGGCTGAAAGCAATCCACAAAGATCAATTGAGCTGGACTCATGTTTCGGATCTGAAAGAATGGGATAATGCAGTAGCCAAACTTTTTTTTATCCATGCTATTCCTGATAATTTCCTACTGGATCCTAATGGTGTAATCATTGCCAGAAATCTGAGGGGCAAGGAGCTTTTACAAAAACTAAAAAACATATTCAATGATTAG
- a CDS encoding transposase, with amino-acid sequence MKDYLDSTPISCKSLGHFFGVDGKRLEEQYARHLSDFSSWDQAEHSENWLLFANNMGEYLSIDETSLSQGELYTILTNKGAKGKKGALVAIVKGTESESIIKVLHRMKEQVRKQVKEVTLDLAPTMTRIVKRSFPKAKLVSDRFHVQQLANEGVQEIRIKHRWDAIEQENKEMDLAREVKKPWIPELLENGDTIKQLLARSRYLLFKKEVNWTPSQNHRAELLFKLYPDLQQAYKVSQELSSILSHSKTKMIAFKKLALWYNKIEKMGYKSFNTISRTVQNNYETILNYFDNRSTNASAESFNAKIKAFRTQFRGVRNVKFFLFRLSKIYA; translated from the coding sequence TTGAAAGACTATTTGGATTCCACCCCAATAAGCTGTAAAAGTCTTGGCCATTTCTTTGGTGTTGACGGAAAGCGTCTGGAAGAGCAATATGCCCGCCATTTAAGTGATTTTAGCAGCTGGGATCAGGCGGAACACTCTGAGAATTGGCTGCTTTTTGCTAATAATATGGGGGAATATTTATCAATTGATGAAACTAGCCTTTCACAAGGAGAGCTCTATACAATACTGACTAATAAAGGGGCAAAAGGGAAGAAAGGTGCTTTGGTAGCAATTGTAAAGGGTACTGAAAGCGAGTCGATCATAAAGGTTCTTCACAGAATGAAGGAGCAGGTAAGGAAACAAGTAAAAGAAGTAACCCTTGATCTGGCTCCGACAATGACCAGAATAGTAAAAAGGAGTTTTCCAAAAGCAAAGCTTGTTTCAGATAGGTTCCATGTACAGCAATTGGCTAATGAAGGTGTCCAGGAAATCAGGATTAAACATAGATGGGATGCTATAGAACAGGAAAACAAAGAAATGGATCTAGCCAGAGAAGTAAAGAAGCCTTGGATTCCCGAACTTCTGGAAAATGGAGATACGATAAAACAGTTACTGGCTAGAAGTAGGTATTTGTTATTTAAAAAAGAAGTAAACTGGACTCCTTCACAAAATCACAGGGCAGAACTGTTATTTAAGCTATACCCAGATTTGCAGCAAGCGTATAAAGTCTCCCAGGAACTGTCTTCAATACTCAGCCATTCAAAAACTAAAATGATTGCCTTTAAAAAGTTAGCCTTATGGTATAACAAGATAGAAAAAATGGGTTATAAATCCTTCAATACCATATCAAGAACCGTTCAGAACAATTATGAAACAATATTAAACTACTTTGATAACAGATCCACTAATGCCTCCGCAGAATCTTTTAATGCGAAGATTAAAGCTTTTAGAACGCAATTTAGAGGGGTAAGAAATGTCAAATTTTTCCTATTCAGGTTATCAAAAATATATGCCTAA
- a CDS encoding ABC transporter permease: protein MRTIRFLLEKEFRQIFRNKAILAMIMVMPIIQLLILPLAANYEVKNINLSVVDHDHSDYSRKLISKVTASGYFKLTGYNASFKEGLKLIEADRADLILEIPYGFERNLVREGGQQLFIAVNAINGVKANLGGAYLGSIIRDYNSEIRLQLQPTSIDTTPAVIEVTTSNLFNPLMEYHFFMVPGILATLMTMVGGFLTALNIVKEKEFGTIEQINVTPIKKHHFILGKLIPFWLLGNVVFTLGLLVARLVYGIVPVGNLLVLYSFASVFLLAILGFGLLISTFCDTQQQAMFVMFFFMMIFILMGGLFTSIDSMPDWARFITKFNPVSYLIEVMRMVILKGSGFKDILPQIGIMAIFALVFNTWAVLNYKKRS from the coding sequence ATGAGAACGATCAGATTTCTACTGGAAAAGGAGTTTAGACAGATTTTTAGAAACAAGGCTATTCTGGCTATGATTATGGTGATGCCGATAATTCAGTTGCTTATCTTGCCGCTTGCTGCCAACTACGAGGTAAAAAACATCAATCTTTCAGTAGTTGATCATGATCATTCTGATTATTCCCGAAAACTGATTTCAAAGGTGACGGCTTCGGGATATTTTAAACTTACCGGGTATAATGCATCTTTTAAGGAAGGACTAAAGCTTATTGAAGCAGATCGGGCAGATTTGATTCTGGAAATACCCTATGGCTTTGAGCGCAATCTGGTTCGTGAAGGCGGGCAGCAGTTGTTTATTGCTGTGAATGCAATTAATGGTGTAAAGGCAAATTTGGGTGGGGCGTATCTGGGTAGTATTATCAGGGATTACAATAGTGAAATAAGGCTTCAATTACAGCCAACTTCAATTGATACAACTCCGGCAGTTATTGAAGTAACCACATCTAATTTGTTTAATCCATTAATGGAATATCATTTTTTTATGGTGCCAGGTATCCTTGCTACACTTATGACGATGGTTGGTGGTTTTCTTACTGCTTTAAATATTGTAAAGGAAAAGGAATTTGGTACCATTGAACAGATCAATGTAACCCCAATCAAAAAGCATCATTTTATATTGGGTAAGTTAATTCCTTTTTGGTTACTTGGAAATGTTGTTTTTACACTAGGACTATTGGTGGCCAGATTAGTTTATGGTATCGTTCCTGTGGGTAACTTATTGGTTTTGTATAGTTTTGCTTCTGTTTTTCTGTTGGCTATTTTGGGTTTTGGCTTGCTGATCTCTACTTTTTGCGATACCCAGCAGCAAGCCATGTTTGTGATGTTTTTCTTTATGATGATTTTTATTTTGATGGGCGGATTGTTTACCTCTATCGATAGCATGCCGGATTGGGCCAGGTTCATTACAAAGTTTAATCCTGTTAGCTATTTAATTGAAGTGATGCGGATGGTTATCCTCAAAGGAAGCGGTTTTAAAGATATATTGCCCCAAATAGGCATTATGGCTATATTCGCATTGGTGTTCAATACCTGGGCAGTATTGAATTATAAAAAAAGGAGTTAA
- a CDS encoding DinB family protein: protein MEAYKIMETKTASTRIEGLLTLFDMQTAFFKRAIDEVTDKDMHNRLNTKANHMAWLTGSLVQQRYMMTSETHPGLKQTGEELFKDHKGIQDDATYPTNSEYIKDWEKITPIAREALVNIPDAKLDSEIDMGGMKMSYYELISFTIYREASIIGQLALWRRLLGYPALKYD from the coding sequence ATGGAAGCTTATAAAATTATGGAAACTAAGACCGCGAGTACCAGAATAGAAGGATTGCTTACCTTGTTTGATATGCAAACTGCCTTTTTTAAACGTGCAATTGATGAGGTCACAGATAAAGACATGCATAATCGTTTAAATACTAAAGCAAATCATATGGCCTGGCTCACTGGATCTCTTGTGCAGCAACGGTACATGATGACATCTGAAACGCATCCGGGGCTTAAGCAAACGGGAGAAGAGCTGTTTAAAGATCATAAGGGGATTCAGGATGACGCCACTTATCCAACTAATTCGGAATACATTAAAGATTGGGAAAAAATTACGCCGATAGCAAGGGAAGCACTGGTTAATATTCCGGATGCAAAATTAGATAGTGAGATAGATATGGGAGGAATGAAAATGAGCTATTATGAGTTGATTTCCTTTACGATATATAGAGAAGCAAGTATTATAGGACAGCTTGCGTTATGGCGCAGGTTATTGGGATATCCGGCATTGAAGTACGATTAG
- the sufB gene encoding Fe-S cluster assembly protein SufB, with translation MKEKQDPLEQAVSNDYKYGFVTDIDTDAIPKGLNEDVIRLISHKKNEPEWMLEWRLKAYAYWLKIEEPDWANVKYPAIDYQDIIYYAAPKPKKQLNSLDEVDPELLSTFEKLGISLSEQKRLSGVAVDVVMDSVSIATSFKEQLAEIGVIFCSISEAIQLHPELVKKHLGSVVPMTDNYFAALNSAVFTDGSFCYIPKGVRCPMELSTYFRINTENAGQFERTLIVAEDESYVSYLEGCTAPMRDENQLHAAVVELIAMEKAEIKYSTVQNWYPGDKEGKGGIYNFVTKRGICKGNYSKISWTQVETGSAITWKYPSVILKGDHSIGEFYSVAFTNNHQQADTGTKMTHLGKNTRSRIVAKGISAGHSQNSYRGLVRASKQALNARNYSQCDSLLLGDKCGAHTFPYIEVKNKTAIVEHEATTSKIGEDQLFYCRQRGIDPEAAVALIVNGFAKEVMNQLPMEFAIEAQKLLTISMEGSVG, from the coding sequence ATGAAAGAGAAACAAGATCCCCTGGAGCAAGCCGTATCGAATGATTATAAATACGGATTTGTGACAGATATAGATACCGATGCGATTCCTAAAGGCCTTAATGAGGATGTGATCCGACTAATTTCCCATAAAAAGAATGAACCGGAATGGATGCTCGAATGGCGACTTAAGGCCTATGCTTATTGGTTAAAAATAGAAGAGCCTGATTGGGCCAATGTTAAATATCCGGCAATCGATTATCAAGATATCATTTATTATGCTGCCCCAAAGCCGAAAAAGCAATTAAATAGTTTGGATGAAGTAGATCCAGAGCTGTTAAGCACCTTCGAAAAGCTGGGTATTTCTTTAAGTGAGCAAAAGCGCTTAAGTGGTGTAGCTGTAGATGTGGTGATGGATAGCGTTTCTATCGCTACCTCCTTTAAAGAGCAGTTGGCTGAAATAGGTGTTATCTTTTGTTCCATTAGTGAGGCGATACAGCTGCATCCGGAGCTGGTAAAAAAGCACCTTGGATCGGTGGTACCCATGACTGATAATTATTTTGCTGCTTTAAATTCAGCTGTATTTACCGATGGATCTTTTTGCTATATTCCTAAAGGAGTACGCTGTCCAATGGAGTTATCCACCTATTTCCGCATCAATACAGAAAATGCAGGTCAGTTTGAACGTACTTTAATTGTAGCGGAAGATGAAAGCTATGTGAGTTATCTCGAAGGCTGTACAGCGCCAATGCGCGATGAAAATCAGTTGCATGCGGCTGTTGTGGAATTGATAGCTATGGAGAAGGCTGAAATTAAATATTCAACAGTTCAGAACTGGTATCCGGGCGACAAAGAAGGAAAAGGCGGTATTTATAATTTTGTAACCAAAAGAGGGATATGTAAAGGAAACTATTCAAAAATCTCCTGGACACAAGTAGAAACGGGGTCGGCCATCACCTGGAAATACCCAAGTGTAATTTTAAAGGGCGATCATTCTATTGGGGAGTTTTATTCAGTAGCCTTTACAAACAATCACCAGCAAGCTGATACAGGTACTAAGATGACGCATCTGGGAAAAAATACCAGAAGTAGAATTGTAGCTAAAGGGATTTCTGCAGGGCATAGTCAGAATAGTTATCGAGGTTTGGTGAGGGCTAGTAAGCAGGCACTTAATGCTCGTAATTATTCGCAATGCGACTCTTTACTGTTAGGCGATAAATGTGGAGCACATACTTTCCCTTATATAGAAGTAAAAAACAAAACTGCAATTGTAGAACATGAAGCTACAACCTCAAAAATAGGAGAAGATCAACTGTTTTATTGCAGACAAAGAGGTATTGATCCTGAAGCTGCTGTGGCATTGATTGTAAATGGATTTGCTAAAGAAGTTATGAACCAGCTGCCTATGGAGTTTGCTATAGAAGCACAAAAACTGCTTACCATTAGCATGGAAGGTAGTGTAGGCTAA
- a CDS encoding AsmA-like C-terminal region-containing protein: MKRVLKITGITFVTLFLLLFVGPYLFPETISKEVQKAINKNIKGEVKFESTSLSFFKHFPSLTLSLNQFMLKGAAPFEQDTLLYCKELSFGVNLSTIFSSQIRIDKVFLNESVINIKVDEKGNANYNVYESTGKTTAKQDTGSTAIKIESIFINKSKLTYQDQSVPMLISANGLNYSGKGDLSKAIFDLTSQAQIESLDVYYNHEPYLLNKKINARLVTKVNTNSLDLMFDENDLKINSLPIHFVGRFSFIEDGYDINFRTKAKETDLHNIFTVMPPAIAERLERTNMKGYAEIKASLIGKYLAAKKIMPTLSFNLKIRDGEIANPKAPEPISKLYLNLQTKLPSLNTDSLYINMDSLYFNIGKDYLGATVNLRGLKTPEVYVQSRANIDLEKWAKIFELDQLKGRFAMDFHAEGTYTKKVVHSGLRKVDTVIATIPKFKLVSSLKDGYFKHALVASPIDKISFNINGTNTDGDYKHTELELTNLNIQALSNYIRGFAKLRTSGNTPIDVELNGLLNFAEIKEFYPLKDLELSGKLNLNVKSKGGYNKAKKKFPVTEAAILLNNGRIKTAHFDQALEKISVDGILTNRDGTLKNTIMNIKPVSFEMGGQPFELKAAVQNLENVKYKITSKGSIDIGKMYRLFAVKGYDVKGSIFTDVSFSGLQSDATAGRYHKLDNKGKVIVKEMTFNSDLFPKSFLVNKGVFSFNQDKMKFEQFKGSYGKSDFSMEGFLGNVVNYVLSDKSKLTGNFNLKSGKLFADEFMAYHDGGSTATKGSAATGVIIIPDNLNVSVTANAGSVYYNGLEVKNATGSLVLNNGTLNLNQAAFNLVDAAVTMDAKYKSLTPMSASFDYRVLAKEFDIAKAYKEIKLFRDLATSASKVKGVVGLDYQLSGKLDANMMPVYPSLKGGGVLSVKKVSLMGFKFMNAVSQATKRDSLSNQDVSEVQIKSTIANNIINIERFKMRVAGFRPRFEGQVSFDGRLNMSGRLGLPPFGLFGIPLSITGTQDKPKVALKRNKEGKLEETAAE; this comes from the coding sequence TTGAAAAGAGTTTTAAAGATTACAGGGATAACTTTCGTTACGCTATTCCTACTGTTGTTTGTTGGTCCATATTTGTTTCCGGAGACCATTTCTAAAGAAGTACAAAAAGCAATTAATAAAAATATAAAGGGTGAGGTGAAATTTGAAAGCACTAGTCTTTCCTTTTTTAAGCATTTTCCATCTTTAACACTCAGCTTAAATCAGTTTATGCTGAAAGGAGCTGCACCATTTGAGCAGGATACTTTGTTATATTGTAAAGAGTTATCATTTGGCGTTAATCTGAGTACCATATTTTCATCACAGATCAGGATAGACAAAGTATTTTTAAATGAGTCTGTCATTAACATTAAGGTGGATGAAAAAGGAAATGCGAATTACAATGTTTATGAAAGCACTGGTAAAACGACTGCTAAGCAGGATACAGGTAGCACAGCCATAAAAATTGAAAGCATATTTATCAATAAAAGCAAGCTTACCTATCAGGATCAATCCGTACCGATGCTGATCAGTGCCAATGGATTAAACTATTCAGGAAAAGGAGATTTGAGTAAAGCTATTTTTGATCTGACGAGCCAGGCCCAAATTGAATCATTGGATGTTTATTATAATCATGAGCCTTATTTGCTGAATAAAAAGATAAATGCCCGATTGGTAACTAAGGTTAATACCAATTCGTTAGACTTGATGTTTGATGAAAATGATTTGAAAATCAACTCATTGCCCATTCATTTTGTTGGACGTTTTTCTTTTATAGAAGACGGTTATGATATTAACTTTAGGACGAAAGCTAAAGAAACTGATCTGCATAATATTTTTACGGTTATGCCTCCAGCTATTGCCGAGCGCCTGGAACGGACAAATATGAAAGGTTATGCTGAGATAAAGGCTTCTTTAATAGGGAAATATCTGGCTGCTAAGAAGATCATGCCTACCTTATCTTTTAATTTAAAAATACGTGATGGTGAAATCGCTAATCCAAAGGCACCTGAACCTATTAGTAAACTATATTTAAATCTTCAAACGAAGTTGCCATCTTTAAATACGGATAGTTTATACATCAATATGGATAGTCTTTACTTCAATATAGGGAAGGATTATTTGGGGGCTACCGTAAATTTAAGAGGACTAAAAACGCCGGAAGTATATGTACAAAGTCGCGCAAATATAGATTTAGAGAAATGGGCTAAGATTTTTGAGCTGGATCAGCTAAAGGGGCGGTTCGCTATGGATTTTCATGCTGAAGGAACCTATACTAAAAAGGTAGTACATAGTGGACTTAGAAAAGTCGACACAGTAATTGCGACTATACCTAAGTTTAAGCTGGTGAGTTCATTAAAAGACGGTTATTTCAAGCATGCTTTAGTGGCCTCGCCTATAGATAAGATCAGTTTTAACATCAATGGTACAAATACAGATGGTGATTATAAGCATACAGAGCTCGAACTTACCAACCTGAATATACAGGCATTATCTAACTACATCCGGGGATTTGCGAAGTTGCGGACTTCCGGTAATACACCAATTGATGTAGAACTAAATGGTTTGCTGAATTTTGCTGAGATCAAGGAGTTTTATCCTTTAAAGGATCTTGAGTTGAGTGGTAAGCTAAATCTGAATGTGAAGAGCAAGGGTGGATATAACAAAGCGAAAAAGAAGTTCCCTGTAACAGAAGCTGCCATTTTATTAAATAATGGCCGAATTAAAACAGCACATTTTGACCAGGCATTGGAAAAGATCTCTGTTGATGGAATACTAACCAACAGAGACGGTACTTTAAAGAATACAATTATGAACATTAAGCCTGTTTCTTTTGAAATGGGTGGACAGCCATTTGAGTTGAAGGCAGCAGTACAGAATCTGGAAAATGTAAAGTATAAAATTACTTCAAAAGGAAGTATTGATATCGGTAAAATGTATCGTCTATTTGCTGTAAAGGGCTATGATGTGAAGGGCTCTATATTTACGGATGTATCTTTTAGTGGGTTGCAAAGTGATGCTACCGCGGGTAGATATCATAAGCTGGACAATAAGGGTAAGGTGATTGTTAAAGAAATGACGTTTAATTCAGATCTTTTTCCGAAATCGTTTCTGGTAAACAAAGGCGTATTCTCATTTAACCAGGATAAGATGAAGTTTGAGCAATTTAAAGGAAGCTATGGTAAGTCTGATTTCAGTATGGAAGGTTTTCTGGGTAATGTGGTTAACTATGTACTTTCGGATAAATCAAAGTTGACTGGTAATTTTAATCTGAAAAGCGGGAAGCTATTTGCTGACGAATTTATGGCTTACCATGATGGAGGTAGTACAGCAACTAAAGGAAGTGCTGCAACGGGTGTAATCATCATCCCTGATAATTTAAATGTTTCTGTAACTGCAAATGCAGGTTCGGTATATTATAATGGATTGGAAGTCAAGAATGCCACAGGAAGTTTGGTGTTGAACAATGGTACACTGAACTTAAACCAAGCTGCATTTAATTTGGTTGATGCAGCCGTAACTATGGATGCTAAGTATAAAAGCTTAACTCCTATGTCGGCCAGTTTTGATTATCGTGTGCTTGCTAAGGAGTTTGACATTGCAAAGGCTTATAAGGAAATTAAACTGTTCCGGGATTTAGCTACTTCAGCATCAAAGGTTAAAGGAGTTGTGGGGTTGGATTATCAGTTATCCGGTAAGTTAGATGCCAATATGATGCCTGTTTATCCTTCTTTAAAAGGTGGAGGTGTTCTTTCTGTTAAGAAGGTTAGCTTAATGGGCTTTAAATTCATGAATGCGGTTAGTCAAGCTACTAAAAGAGATAGTTTAAGTAATCAAGATGTTTCGGAGGTACAGATTAAGAGTACGATAGCGAATAACATCATTAACATCGAAAGATTTAAAATGCGTGTTGCAGGTTTTAGACCACGTTTTGAAGGTCAGGTAAGTTTTGATGGACGTTTAAATATGAGTGGCAGGTTAGGATTGCCGCCATTTGGATTGTTTGGCATTCCATTGAGTATTACAGGAACGCAGGACAAACCTAAAGTTGCATTAAAACGCAATAAAGAGGGTAAGCTGGAAGAGACTGCAGCAGAATAA
- the sufC gene encoding Fe-S cluster assembly ATPase SufC produces the protein MLSIKNIHANVEGKEILKGINLEIKAGEVHAIMGPNGSGKSTLASVLAGREQYEVTEGEVSFLDKNLLELTPEDRAREGLFLAFQYPVEIPGVSTTNFIKAAVNEKRKYHGLEPFDSVSFLKIMKEKMKLVEIDQSLLSRSINEGFSGGEKKRNEIFQMAMLEPKLAILDETDSGLDIDALRIVAKGINKLHSPERAALVITHYQRLLDYIQPDFVHVLYNGRIVKSGTKELALELEEKGYDFITEGVDLNA, from the coding sequence ATGTTGTCAATTAAAAATATACACGCAAACGTAGAAGGTAAGGAAATATTAAAGGGGATTAACCTGGAAATAAAAGCCGGAGAAGTACATGCGATTATGGGGCCAAATGGCTCTGGTAAAAGTACACTCGCTTCTGTTTTGGCTGGTAGAGAGCAATATGAGGTGACAGAGGGTGAGGTAAGCTTTTTAGATAAAAATTTACTGGAACTTACGCCTGAAGATAGGGCTCGTGAAGGATTATTTCTTGCGTTTCAATATCCTGTTGAAATACCAGGAGTAAGCACCACTAATTTTATTAAAGCTGCGGTAAATGAAAAACGAAAATATCATGGACTGGAACCATTTGATTCAGTTTCTTTTTTAAAGATCATGAAAGAGAAAATGAAGCTGGTAGAAATTGATCAGTCGTTATTGAGCCGTTCTATCAACGAAGGCTTTTCTGGTGGTGAAAAGAAACGGAACGAGATTTTTCAGATGGCCATGCTTGAGCCTAAGTTAGCTATCCTTGATGAAACGGATTCAGGTCTGGATATTGATGCCCTTCGTATTGTAGCCAAGGGTATCAATAAATTGCATAGTCCGGAAAGAGCGGCATTGGTGATTACCCATTATCAGCGTTTACTGGATTATATTCAACCTGATTTTGTTCATGTATTGTACAATGGCCGAATCGTGAAATCTGGCACCAAGGAACTGGCGCTAGAACTGGAAGAAAAGGGCTACGATTTTATTACTGAAGGAGTTGATTTAAATGCGTAA